One genomic segment of Pseudomonas chlororaphis subsp. aurantiaca includes these proteins:
- the lysS gene encoding lysine--tRNA ligase produces the protein MSDLQLDQALQQEENTLIALRKEKLAAERAKGQAFPNDFRRDNYCNDLQKQYADKTKEELAEAAIPVKVAGRIMLNRGSFMVIQDMTGRIQVYVNRKTLPEETLNAVKTWDLGDIIAAEGTLARSGKGDLYVEMTHVRLLTKSLRPLPDKHHGLTDTEQRYRQRYVDLIVNEDVRETFRVRSQVIAHIRSFLMKRDFLEVETPMLQTIPGGAAAKPFETHHNALDMEMFLRIAPELYLKRLVVGGFEKVFEINRNFRNEGVSTRHNPEFTMLEFYQAYADYEDNMDLTEELFRELAQLVLGSTDVPYGDKVFHFGEPFARLSVFDSILKYNPELTADDLNDIDKARAIAKKAGAKVLGFEGLGKLQVMIFEELVEHKLEQPHFITQYPFEVSPLARRNDENPNVTDRFELFIGGREIANAYSELNDAEDQAERFMAQVADKDAGDDEAMHYDADFVRALEYGMPPTAGEGIGIDRLVMLLTNSPSIRDVILFPHMRPQA, from the coding sequence ATGAGCGACCTACAACTCGACCAGGCCCTGCAACAGGAAGAAAACACCCTGATCGCCCTGCGCAAGGAAAAGCTTGCTGCCGAGCGCGCCAAGGGTCAGGCCTTCCCCAACGACTTCCGCCGCGACAACTACTGCAACGACCTGCAGAAACAGTACGCGGACAAGACCAAGGAAGAGCTGGCCGAGGCGGCGATTCCGGTCAAGGTTGCCGGTCGCATCATGCTCAACCGTGGCTCGTTCATGGTGATCCAGGACATGACCGGGCGTATCCAGGTCTACGTCAACCGCAAGACCCTGCCGGAAGAAACCCTGAACGCGGTCAAGACCTGGGACCTGGGCGACATCATTGCCGCCGAAGGCACCCTGGCTCGTTCCGGCAAGGGCGACCTGTACGTCGAGATGACCCACGTGCGCCTGCTGACCAAGTCGCTGCGCCCGCTGCCGGACAAACATCACGGCCTGACCGACACCGAGCAGCGCTATCGCCAGCGCTACGTCGACCTGATCGTCAACGAAGACGTCCGCGAAACCTTCCGCGTGCGTTCCCAGGTCATCGCCCACATCCGCAGCTTCCTGATGAAACGTGACTTCCTGGAAGTGGAAACGCCGATGCTGCAGACCATTCCTGGCGGCGCGGCGGCCAAGCCGTTCGAGACCCACCACAACGCCCTGGACATGGAAATGTTCCTGCGTATCGCCCCGGAGCTGTACCTCAAGCGTCTGGTGGTCGGTGGCTTCGAGAAAGTCTTCGAGATCAACCGCAACTTCCGTAACGAAGGCGTTTCGACCCGGCACAACCCTGAATTCACCATGTTGGAGTTCTACCAGGCCTACGCCGACTACGAAGACAACATGGACCTGACCGAAGAACTGTTCCGCGAGCTGGCGCAACTGGTCCTGGGCAGCACCGACGTGCCGTACGGCGACAAGGTGTTCCACTTCGGCGAGCCGTTCGCCCGCCTGTCGGTGTTCGACTCGATCCTCAAGTACAACCCCGAGCTGACCGCCGATGACCTGAACGACATCGACAAGGCCCGTGCCATCGCCAAGAAGGCCGGTGCCAAGGTGCTCGGCTTCGAAGGCCTGGGCAAGCTGCAGGTGATGATTTTCGAAGAGCTGGTCGAGCACAAGCTGGAGCAGCCGCACTTCATTACCCAGTACCCGTTCGAAGTCTCGCCGCTGGCCCGTCGCAACGATGAGAACCCGAACGTGACCGATCGTTTCGAGCTGTTCATCGGTGGCCGCGAAATCGCCAACGCCTACTCCGAGTTGAATGACGCGGAGGACCAGGCCGAGCGTTTCATGGCGCAGGTGGCCGACAAGGACGCCGGTGACGACGAAGCCATGCACTACGATGCCGACTTCGTGCGCGCCCTGGAGTACGGCATGCCGCCGACCGCCGGTGAAGGTATCGGCATCGACCGCCTGGTGATGCTGCTGACCAACTCCCCGTCGATCCGCGATGTGATCCTGTTCCCGCACATGCGGCCGCAAGCGTAA
- a CDS encoding TetR/AcrR family transcriptional regulator, producing the protein MNRAIAQEGAAGIATAVAESVQYQGRKASRQGSEQRRQDILDAAMRIVVRDGVRAVRHRAVAAEAGVPLSATTYYFKDIDDLLTDTFAQYVERSAAFMAKLWANNEGLLREMVAYGDGSPESRAQLADDIARLTADYVQRQLHNRREHLMAEQAFRQEALLNPRLAVLVRSHQQILLHGTCQFFQVLGSREPQQDAKVLTSIIGRMEYQGLLNGAEPLADEDMLGILTRYMHLVLASV; encoded by the coding sequence GTGAACCGTGCAATTGCTCAAGAAGGTGCAGCTGGCATCGCCACTGCGGTCGCTGAAAGTGTTCAGTACCAGGGCCGCAAGGCCAGCCGACAGGGCAGTGAGCAACGTCGCCAGGATATTCTCGACGCGGCCATGCGCATCGTCGTGCGCGATGGCGTGCGCGCCGTGCGCCATCGCGCGGTCGCCGCCGAAGCCGGTGTGCCGCTGTCGGCCACCACCTACTACTTCAAGGATATCGATGACCTGCTCACCGATACCTTCGCCCAGTACGTCGAGCGCAGCGCCGCCTTCATGGCCAAGCTCTGGGCCAACAATGAAGGCTTGCTGCGGGAGATGGTCGCCTATGGCGATGGCAGCCCGGAGTCCCGCGCGCAACTGGCCGATGACATTGCCCGCCTGACCGCCGACTACGTGCAGCGGCAACTGCACAACCGCCGCGAGCATCTGATGGCCGAGCAGGCGTTTCGCCAGGAGGCGCTGCTCAACCCGCGCCTGGCGGTGCTGGTGCGTTCCCACCAGCAGATCCTGCTGCACGGCACCTGCCAGTTTTTCCAGGTATTGGGTTCCCGCGAGCCGCAACAGGATGCCAAGGTGTTGACGTCTATAATCGGACGGATGGAATATCAGGGCCTGCTCAACGGGGCAGAGCCTTTGGCCGACGAGGATATGCTGGGCATTCTTACCCGGTACATGCACCTGGTTCTGGCCTCGGTGTGA
- a CDS encoding flavohemoglobin expression-modulating QEGLA motif protein: protein MDDYQQTIRTLSDRIVLAQTPIRVLDAVKWDDNIRKGFLKANGKEMPAVDRAYYEGRPLSFDSSAVKLEFQNIERDITRQLGQFNPVGQIMRRMCKEYRMVVRMLEARGTEDFGLISQELYGAASDAFHAGDPTLADLGLMLSDYLNNIDGRGDLKDEPKTLSAKEAVSLLQSRLNKVFGEAEETIRVFESDGIVADAAAGADYIKIRADALFNERDVRALEVHEGLVHVGTTLNGLNQPICTFLSKGPPSSTVTQEGLAILMEIITFASYPSRLRKLTNRTRAIHMVEEGADFMQVFAFFREQGFEMAESYGNASRVFRGSVPTGLPFTKDLSYLKGFIMVYNYIQLAVRKGKLEQIPLMFCGKTTLEDMRTLRQLVDEGLVVPPKYLPDQFRDMNALSAWMCFSNFLNHLSLDRIEADYSNIL from the coding sequence GTGGACGATTACCAGCAGACGATACGCACCTTGTCCGATCGCATTGTGCTGGCACAGACGCCGATCCGCGTACTGGATGCGGTGAAGTGGGATGACAACATCCGTAAAGGTTTTCTCAAGGCCAACGGTAAGGAAATGCCGGCAGTGGACCGCGCCTATTACGAAGGCCGGCCGCTGTCTTTCGACTCCAGCGCGGTGAAACTGGAGTTTCAGAACATCGAGCGAGACATCACCCGGCAACTGGGCCAGTTCAACCCGGTGGGGCAGATCATGCGGCGCATGTGCAAGGAGTACCGCATGGTGGTGCGGATGCTCGAGGCCCGTGGCACCGAGGATTTCGGGCTGATATCCCAGGAGCTCTATGGCGCGGCCTCCGACGCCTTTCATGCCGGCGACCCGACCCTGGCCGACCTGGGCCTGATGCTCTCGGATTACCTGAACAACATCGACGGCCGTGGCGACCTCAAGGACGAACCCAAGACCCTGAGCGCCAAGGAAGCCGTGAGCCTGCTGCAAAGCCGGCTGAACAAGGTGTTCGGCGAGGCCGAGGAAACCATCCGGGTCTTCGAGTCCGATGGCATCGTCGCCGACGCGGCGGCCGGCGCCGACTACATCAAGATCCGCGCCGACGCGCTGTTCAACGAGCGCGATGTGCGGGCCCTGGAAGTCCACGAAGGCCTGGTGCACGTGGGCACTACCCTCAATGGCCTGAACCAGCCGATCTGCACCTTCCTGTCCAAGGGCCCACCCTCGTCGACCGTGACCCAGGAAGGCCTGGCGATCCTGATGGAGATCATCACCTTTGCCTCCTACCCGAGCCGTCTGCGCAAGCTGACCAACCGCACCCGCGCCATTCACATGGTGGAGGAGGGCGCGGACTTCATGCAGGTGTTCGCGTTCTTCCGCGAGCAGGGTTTTGAAATGGCCGAAAGTTATGGCAACGCCAGCCGGGTGTTCCGCGGTTCGGTGCCGACGGGCCTGCCATTCACCAAAGACTTGTCCTATCTCAAGGGCTTCATCATGGTTTACAACTATATTCAGTTGGCCGTGCGCAAGGGCAAGCTCGAGCAGATACCGCTGATGTTCTGCGGCAAGACCACCCTGGAGGACATGCGTACCCTGCGCCAGTTGGTCGACGAAGGCCTGGTGGTGCCGCCCAAGTACCTGCCGGACCAGTTCCGCGACATGAACGCGCTGTCGGCCTGGATGTGTTTCTCCAACTTCCTCAACCACCTGAGCCTGGACCGGATCGAGGCGGATTACTCGAACATCCTCTGA
- a CDS encoding alpha/beta hydrolase produces MRVLSIVCLLLALSGCSSLLFYPERGLPFTPDKARLDYRDVTLTAADGTRLHGWWLPAKAGVPVKGTVLHLHGNGGNLSGHLGGSWWLPEQGYQVLLVDYRGYGVSQGKPSLPAIYQDVDAAFQWLDRAPEVQGKPLIVLGQSLGGALAIHYLVEQHPERQRQLKAIVFDGVPASYREVGRFALSTSWMTWPFQVPLSWLVPDGDSAIKAIARLDGVPKLIYHSIDDPLVPLSNGIRLYQAAPPPRVLQLTRGGHVQTFADPVWRQVMLRYLEDPQHFNGLRRLGEIPNYPAPLNPVVEPPESPQ; encoded by the coding sequence ATGCGAGTCCTCAGCATTGTCTGCCTGCTACTGGCCTTGAGCGGTTGCAGCTCGCTGCTGTTCTATCCCGAGCGCGGTTTGCCGTTCACCCCGGACAAGGCTCGGCTCGACTACCGCGACGTTACCCTGACCGCCGCCGATGGCACGCGCCTGCACGGCTGGTGGCTGCCGGCCAAGGCCGGGGTGCCGGTCAAGGGCACGGTGCTGCACCTGCACGGTAATGGCGGCAACCTTTCCGGGCACCTCGGTGGCAGCTGGTGGTTGCCGGAGCAGGGCTACCAGGTGCTGCTGGTGGACTACCGCGGCTACGGGGTGTCGCAAGGCAAACCGAGCCTGCCGGCGATCTATCAGGACGTCGACGCAGCCTTCCAGTGGCTGGACCGGGCGCCCGAGGTCCAGGGCAAGCCGCTGATCGTCCTGGGCCAAAGCCTGGGCGGCGCCCTGGCCATCCACTATCTGGTGGAACAGCACCCGGAGCGCCAGCGTCAGCTCAAGGCTATTGTCTTCGACGGGGTGCCGGCCAGTTACCGCGAGGTGGGTCGTTTTGCCCTCAGTACGTCCTGGATGACCTGGCCGTTCCAGGTGCCGCTGTCGTGGCTGGTGCCGGATGGCGACAGTGCGATCAAGGCCATCGCGCGCCTGGATGGCGTGCCCAAGCTGATCTACCACAGCATCGACGATCCCCTCGTACCGCTTTCCAACGGCATTCGTCTGTATCAAGCTGCGCCCCCGCCCAGGGTGCTGCAGCTGACCCGTGGCGGGCATGTGCAGACCTTCGCCGATCCGGTCTGGCGCCAGGTGATGTTGCGTTACCTTGAGGACCCGCAGCACTTCAACGGCCTGCGCCGCCTGGGCGAAATCCCGAATTACCCTGCACCTTTGAATCCAGTCGTAGAACCTCCAGAGAGTCCGCAATGA
- a CDS encoding OmpA family protein, whose protein sequence is MRKQLMIPALLALSVALAACSTPPNANLENARTNYSALQANPQATKVAALETKDASEWLDKADKAYLNKEDEKKVDQLAYLTNQRIEVAKQTIALRTAETQLKDAGDQRAKALLDARDAQIRQLQSSLNAKQTDRGTLVTFGDVLFATNKADLKSSGLVNINKLAQFLRDNPDRKVIVEGYTDSTGSAAYNQSLSERRATSVQVALIKMGVDPACIVAQGYGKQYPVADNGSVSGRAMNRRVEVTISNDNQPVAPRSTVSVN, encoded by the coding sequence ATGCGTAAACAACTGATGATCCCTGCCCTGTTGGCCCTGAGCGTGGCGCTGGCGGCATGCTCCACCCCACCTAACGCCAACCTGGAAAACGCCCGGACCAACTACTCCGCCCTGCAGGCCAATCCGCAAGCCACCAAGGTGGCGGCCCTGGAAACCAAGGACGCCAGCGAATGGCTGGACAAGGCCGACAAGGCCTACCTGAACAAGGAGGACGAAAAGAAGGTCGACCAACTGGCCTACTTGACCAACCAGCGAATTGAAGTGGCCAAGCAGACCATCGCCCTGCGCACCGCGGAAACCCAGCTCAAGGACGCCGGCGACCAGCGCGCCAAGGCGCTTCTCGATGCCCGCGACGCGCAGATCAGGCAACTGCAATCGAGCCTCAACGCCAAGCAGACCGATCGCGGTACCCTGGTGACCTTCGGTGACGTGCTGTTCGCCACCAACAAGGCCGACCTGAAGTCCAGCGGCCTGGTCAACATCAACAAGCTGGCGCAGTTCCTGCGCGACAACCCTGACCGCAAAGTGATTGTCGAAGGCTATACCGACAGTACCGGCAGCGCGGCTTACAACCAGTCGCTGTCCGAGCGTCGCGCCACTTCGGTACAGGTCGCCCTGATCAAGATGGGTGTCGATCCGGCATGCATCGTCGCCCAGGGGTATGGCAAGCAATACCCGGTTGCCGACAACGGCAGCGTTTCCGGGCGCGCCATGAACCGTCGCGTGGAAGTCACCATTTCCAACGACAACCAGCCGGTCGCGCCACGTTCGACCGTCAGCGTCAACTAA
- a CDS encoding DUF4398 domain-containing protein, with product MELKTMKISTAKSSSTPLRGLKLAALVLGSSLVLAGCAGNPPSEQYAVTQSAVNSAVSAGGTEFAAVEMKSAQDKLKQAELAMHDKNYDEARRLAEQAEWDARVAERKAQAAKAEQALKDSQKGVQELRQEGMRSVQ from the coding sequence ATGGAGTTGAAGACCATGAAGATCAGCACTGCCAAATCCTCGTCCACCCCTCTGCGCGGGCTGAAACTGGCCGCGCTGGTTCTCGGTAGCAGCCTGGTCCTGGCCGGTTGCGCCGGTAATCCGCCAAGCGAGCAATACGCGGTGACGCAATCTGCGGTCAACAGCGCAGTCAGCGCAGGCGGTACCGAATTTGCCGCCGTGGAAATGAAATCGGCTCAGGACAAGCTCAAGCAAGCCGAGCTCGCCATGCACGACAAGAACTACGACGAAGCCCGGCGTCTGGCCGAGCAGGCCGAATGGGACGCCCGCGTCGCCGAGCGCAAGGCTCAGGCAGCCAAGGCCGAACAGGCATTGAAGGACTCTCAGAAAGGTGTTCAGGAACTACGTCAGGAAGGCATGCGCAGCGTGCAATGA
- the ppc gene encoding phosphoenolpyruvate carboxylase: protein MTDIDARLREDVHLLGELLGNTIREQYGEGFLDKIEQIRKGAKADRRGSLDAELSASLNQLSEDELLPVARAFNQFLNLANIAEQYQLIHRREESQPAPFESRVLPELLARLRAEGHGAEALARQLGRLEIELVLTAHPTEVARRTLIQKYDAIAAQLAAQDHRDLTSAERAQIQTRLQRLIAEAWHTEEIRRTRPTPVDEAKWGFAVIEHSLWQAIPNYLRKADQALHAATGMHLPLEAAPIRFASWMGGDRDGNPNVTAAVTREVLLLARWMAADLYLRDVDQLAADLSMQQANAALRTLAGDSAEPYRAVLKQLRERLRATRNWAQASLSGSVPATAQVLQNNRELLDPLELCYESLHECGMGVIADGPLLDCLRRAVTFGLFLVRLDVRQDSSRHTAAMTEITDYLGLGRYGDWSEKERIDFLMRELGSRRPLLPGYFKPSADTAEVLATCREVAAAPAASLGSYVISMAGAASDVLAVQLLLKEAGVLRPMRVVPLFETLADLDNAGPVIEQLLLLPGYRTRLQGPQEVMIGYSDSAKDAGTTAAAWAQYRAQEKLVDICREQQVELLLFHGRGGTVGRGGGPAHAAILSQPPGSVAGRFRTTEQGEMIRFKFGLPDIAEQNLNLYLAAVLEATLLPPPLPQPAWRDLMDELADDGVKAYRAVVRENPQFVEYFRQSTPEQELGRLPLGSRPAKRRAGGIESLRAIPWIFGWTQTRLMLPAWLGWETALSKALERGEGELLGRMREQWPFFRTRIDMLEMVLAKADADIARSYDERLVEPALLPLGAHLRDLLSQACSVVLGLTGQSQLLAHSPDTLEFIRLRNTYLDPLHLLQAELLARSRRQDGAQDSPVEQALLVSVAGIAAGLRNTG, encoded by the coding sequence ATGACCGATATTGATGCGCGCTTGCGCGAAGATGTTCACCTGCTGGGTGAGCTGTTGGGCAACACCATTCGTGAACAGTATGGCGAGGGTTTCCTCGACAAGATCGAACAGATTCGCAAGGGCGCCAAGGCTGATCGGCGCGGTTCGCTGGATGCCGAACTCAGCGCCAGCCTCAACCAGCTCAGCGAGGACGAATTGCTGCCGGTGGCGCGGGCGTTCAACCAGTTCCTCAACCTGGCCAACATCGCCGAGCAGTACCAGTTGATTCACCGGCGCGAGGAGTCGCAGCCGGCGCCGTTCGAGTCGCGGGTGCTGCCGGAACTGCTGGCGCGCCTGCGGGCCGAAGGTCATGGCGCCGAGGCGCTGGCCCGGCAATTGGGGCGGCTGGAAATCGAACTGGTGCTGACCGCCCACCCTACTGAAGTCGCCCGTCGCACACTGATCCAGAAATACGATGCCATCGCCGCGCAACTGGCCGCCCAGGACCATCGCGACCTCACTTCGGCCGAGCGTGCGCAGATCCAGACTCGCTTGCAGCGGCTGATCGCCGAGGCCTGGCACACCGAAGAAATCCGCCGTACCCGGCCGACCCCGGTGGACGAAGCCAAGTGGGGCTTCGCCGTGATCGAACATTCGCTGTGGCAGGCCATCCCCAACTATTTGCGCAAGGCCGACCAGGCCCTGCATGCGGCCACCGGCATGCACTTGCCGCTGGAGGCGGCGCCGATCCGCTTCGCTTCGTGGATGGGCGGCGACCGTGACGGCAACCCCAATGTCACCGCGGCGGTGACCCGCGAGGTGCTGTTGCTGGCGCGCTGGATGGCCGCCGACCTGTACCTGCGCGATGTCGATCAACTGGCTGCCGACCTGTCCATGCAGCAGGCCAACGCGGCGCTGCGGACCCTGGCCGGCGACAGCGCCGAGCCCTATCGCGCGGTGCTCAAGCAGCTGCGCGAGCGCCTGCGGGCCACCCGCAACTGGGCCCAGGCCTCATTGAGCGGTAGCGTGCCGGCGACTGCGCAGGTCTTGCAGAACAACCGCGAGCTGCTGGACCCGCTGGAGCTCTGCTACGAGTCCCTGCACGAATGCGGCATGGGCGTGATCGCCGACGGACCGTTGCTCGACTGCCTGCGCCGCGCGGTGACCTTCGGCCTGTTCCTGGTGCGCCTGGACGTGCGTCAGGACTCCTCGCGGCACACCGCGGCCATGACCGAAATCACCGATTACCTGGGGCTGGGCCGCTACGGCGACTGGAGCGAGAAAGAGCGTATCGATTTCCTGATGCGCGAACTGGGCAGCCGCCGTCCGCTGCTGCCCGGTTACTTCAAGCCATCGGCCGATACCGCCGAAGTGCTGGCGACCTGCCGGGAAGTCGCCGCGGCCCCGGCGGCTTCGCTGGGTTCCTACGTCATCTCCATGGCCGGCGCCGCTTCCGATGTGCTCGCCGTGCAACTGCTGCTCAAGGAAGCCGGTGTGCTGCGGCCGATGCGCGTGGTGCCGCTGTTCGAAACCCTGGCCGACCTGGATAACGCCGGCCCGGTGATCGAGCAACTGCTGCTTCTGCCGGGCTATCGCACGCGCCTGCAGGGGCCACAGGAAGTGATGATCGGTTATTCCGACTCGGCCAAGGATGCCGGCACCACCGCTGCCGCCTGGGCGCAGTACCGGGCCCAGGAAAAACTGGTGGATATCTGCCGTGAGCAGCAGGTCGAGCTGCTGCTGTTCCACGGTCGTGGTGGCACCGTGGGGCGTGGCGGCGGCCCGGCCCACGCGGCGATCCTGTCGCAGCCGCCGGGATCGGTGGCGGGGCGCTTCCGCACCACCGAGCAAGGGGAAATGATTCGTTTCAAATTCGGCCTGCCGGACATCGCCGAGCAGAACCTCAATCTCTACCTGGCGGCGGTGCTGGAAGCGACCTTGTTGCCACCGCCGCTGCCGCAGCCGGCCTGGCGCGACTTGATGGACGAGTTGGCCGACGATGGGGTCAAGGCCTATCGCGCGGTGGTGCGGGAGAACCCGCAGTTCGTCGAGTATTTCCGCCAGTCCACGCCGGAGCAGGAACTGGGGCGCCTGCCGCTGGGCAGCCGGCCGGCCAAGCGCCGTGCCGGCGGCATCGAAAGCCTGCGGGCCATCCCGTGGATTTTCGGCTGGACCCAGACGCGCCTGATGCTGCCGGCCTGGCTGGGCTGGGAAACCGCCTTGAGCAAGGCCCTGGAGCGTGGGGAAGGCGAGTTGCTGGGGCGGATGCGCGAACAGTGGCCGTTTTTCCGCACGCGCATCGACATGCTGGAGATGGTGCTGGCCAAGGCCGACGCGGATATCGCCCGTTCCTACGACGAACGATTGGTCGAGCCGGCCCTGCTGCCATTGGGTGCGCATTTACGCGACTTATTGTCGCAGGCGTGTTCGGTGGTCTTGGGGCTGACCGGCCAGTCGCAGTTACTGGCACATAGCCCTGACACCCTGGAGTTCATTCGTCTGCGCAATACCTATCTGGACCCGCTGCATCTATTGCAGGCCGAACTGCTGGCCCGTTCGCGACGCCAGGACGGCGCGCAGGACAGCCCGGTGGAACAGGCGTTGCTGGTGTCTGTGGCGGGGATTGCCGCCGGTTTGCGTAATACCGGCTAA
- the adk gene encoding adenylate kinase, with amino-acid sequence MRVILLGAPGAGKGTQAKFITEKFGIPQISTGDMLRAAVKAGTELGLKAKSVMDAGGLVSDDLIINLVKERISQADCAKGFLFDGFPRTIPQAEALVKAGVELDNVVEIAVDDEEIVQRIAGRRVHEASGRVYHTVYNPPKIAGKDDITGEDLVQRKDDTEETVRHRLSVYHSQTKPLVEFYQGLAANQGKPKYSHIAGVGSVESITSKVLEALS; translated from the coding sequence ATGCGCGTAATTCTGCTGGGAGCTCCCGGGGCCGGTAAAGGTACTCAGGCAAAGTTCATCACCGAAAAGTTCGGCATTCCGCAAATCTCCACCGGCGACATGCTGCGCGCAGCGGTCAAGGCCGGCACCGAGCTGGGTCTGAAAGCCAAGAGCGTGATGGACGCCGGTGGCCTGGTCTCCGATGACCTGATCATCAACCTGGTCAAGGAACGCATCAGCCAGGCCGATTGCGCCAAGGGTTTCCTGTTCGACGGCTTCCCGCGCACCATTCCTCAGGCCGAAGCGCTGGTCAAGGCCGGCGTCGAGCTGGACAACGTGGTCGAAATCGCTGTCGACGACGAAGAGATCGTCCAGCGTATCGCCGGTCGCCGCGTACACGAAGCCTCGGGCCGCGTTTACCACACCGTCTACAATCCGCCGAAAATCGCCGGTAAAGACGACATCACCGGTGAAGACCTGGTCCAGCGTAAAGACGACACCGAAGAAACCGTGCGTCATCGCCTGTCGGTCTACCACTCCCAGACCAAGCCGCTGGTGGAGTTCTACCAAGGCCTGGCCGCCAATCAGGGCAAGCCGAAGTACAGCCACATCGCGGGCGTCGGCTCGGTCGAGTCGATCACCAGCAAGGTGCTCGAAGCGCTGAGCTGA
- the tsaB gene encoding tRNA (adenosine(37)-N6)-threonylcarbamoyltransferase complex dimerization subunit type 1 TsaB: MSTLLALDTATEACSVALLHDGKVTSHYEVIPRLHAQKLLPMIQKLLADAGTSLQAVDAIAFGRGPGAFTGVRIAIGVVQGLAFALERPVLPVSNLAVLAQRALREHGATQVAAAIDARMDEVYWGCYREVAGEMRLAGAEAVLPPEAAALPADASGAWFGAGTGWGYAERIGVELSGQDAGMLPHAEDLLTLARFAWERGEAIPADEAQPVYLRDKVATPKAR; the protein is encoded by the coding sequence ATGAGCACCTTGCTGGCCCTGGACACCGCGACTGAAGCCTGCTCGGTTGCCTTGCTGCACGACGGCAAGGTGACGAGCCACTACGAGGTGATCCCGCGCCTGCATGCGCAGAAGCTGCTGCCGATGATCCAGAAGCTGCTGGCCGATGCCGGCACCAGCCTGCAGGCCGTCGATGCCATTGCCTTCGGTCGCGGGCCGGGGGCCTTTACCGGGGTGCGGATCGCCATCGGCGTGGTGCAGGGCCTGGCCTTCGCCCTCGAGCGCCCGGTGCTGCCGGTGTCGAACCTGGCGGTGCTGGCGCAGCGGGCCTTGCGCGAACACGGCGCGACCCAGGTGGCCGCCGCCATCGATGCGCGGATGGATGAGGTCTACTGGGGCTGCTACCGCGAAGTGGCCGGCGAGATGCGCCTGGCCGGGGCCGAAGCGGTGCTGCCGCCGGAAGCCGCGGCATTGCCGGCGGACGCCAGCGGCGCCTGGTTCGGCGCGGGCACCGGCTGGGGCTACGCCGAGCGTATCGGCGTCGAACTCAGCGGCCAGGACGCAGGCATGCTGCCCCACGCCGAAGACTTGCTGACCCTGGCGCGCTTTGCCTGGGAACGCGGCGAGGCAATCCCGGCGGACGAGGCGCAACCGGTGTACTTGCGGGACAAGGTGGCGACGCCCAAGGCGCGCTGA
- a CDS encoding DUF72 domain-containing protein yields MLLPYYLGCPSWSENAWREYLYPESARPTDFLGLYCQVFNAVEGNTTFYASPAEATVQRWAQTMPEHFRFTAKFPGDISHGGDLREQLGAAESFLQLLSPLGERVSPLWLQLPASFTPQRLAELAGFIDGLERPLAVEVRHRDFFAKGDAERMLNRLLLDRGVERICLDPRALFSCTSSEPSVLHAQSKKPKVPPRPAAFTQFPQVRFIGHPQLEANDPFLVPWIDKVAGWIEEGRTPYIFLHTADNRLAAELARRFHARLMQRLPGLPALPELYREPAAEQLGLL; encoded by the coding sequence ATGTTGCTGCCTTATTACCTCGGTTGTCCTTCCTGGAGCGAAAACGCCTGGCGTGAGTACCTGTACCCGGAAAGCGCGCGGCCGACGGATTTTCTCGGCCTGTATTGCCAGGTCTTCAATGCCGTGGAAGGCAATACCACCTTCTACGCGAGCCCCGCCGAGGCCACGGTGCAGCGCTGGGCGCAGACCATGCCGGAACATTTCCGCTTCACCGCCAAGTTTCCCGGCGACATCAGCCATGGCGGCGACCTGCGCGAGCAACTGGGCGCGGCCGAGAGCTTCCTGCAATTGCTCAGCCCGCTGGGCGAACGGGTTTCGCCGCTGTGGCTGCAACTGCCCGCGAGCTTCACGCCACAACGCCTGGCCGAGCTGGCAGGCTTTATCGATGGCCTGGAGCGGCCATTGGCGGTGGAAGTCCGGCATCGGGATTTCTTCGCCAAGGGCGATGCCGAGCGCATGCTCAATCGCCTGCTGCTGGATCGCGGCGTGGAGCGCATCTGCCTCGACCCGCGTGCCTTGTTCAGCTGCACTTCCAGCGAGCCGTCGGTGCTCCATGCGCAATCGAAGAAACCCAAGGTGCCGCCGCGCCCAGCGGCCTTCACCCAGTTTCCCCAGGTGCGCTTTATCGGCCATCCGCAGCTCGAGGCCAACGATCCGTTCCTGGTGCCCTGGATCGACAAGGTCGCCGGCTGGATCGAGGAAGGGCGAACCCCCTACATCTTCCTGCACACCGCCGATAACCGCCTGGCCGCCGAGCTGGCGCGGCGTTTCCACGCGCGGCTGATGCAGCGCCTGCCTGGATTGCCGGCCTTGCCTGAGCTATACAGAGAGCCCGCCGCGGAGCAACTCGGCTTGCTCTGA